A segment of the Streptomyces sp. Tu 2975 genome:
GCGTGCCGATGCCGATGAACCGCTGGTGCTGCTCCCAGTCGAAATCGAGCACTCCGTGCGCCGCGAGGACCCGGCGTCCCGCCTCGAAGTAGTTCGGCTCGCTGTCCACGAGTGTTCCGTCGAGATCGAAGATGACCGAAGGGGTACGCGCAGTGCTCATGCCGTCCAGCATGCCAAGCGCCGGTTCAGCGCGGCGCACGGGCCGACCGGCCGACGGCCTCGACCAGCGGCAGCAGCCGGTAGGGAACTCTCTCGCGCAGGGCCATCTCGGTGCGGGTCCGCACCACGCCGGGCAGGTTGATCAGCCGCTGGATGACGTCCTCGAGATGTCCGTTGTCCCGTGCGGCGACACGGGTCAGCAGATCTCCGCCGCCGGTGATCGAGAACGCCTCGATGATCTCCGGCACGGCCGCCAGCGCATCACCCACCTCGTCCAGATGCCCCTGGGTGACCTCGATGTGCACGAAGGCCAGCACCGGATGGCCCAGCGCGCCGGGGGAGAGGTGAGGGCCCGTCCCGGTGATCACGCCGTCGCGCTCGAGGCGGTCGATCCTGGCCTGCAGCGTCCCCCGGGCGATGCCGAGGATGCGGGCGTACTCGCGCACGCTGGTGCGCGGCTGCTCGATCAGCAGACTCAGGATGCGGGTGTCGAGTTCGTCCACCGCCATGGTCCGTCGGGCCCTTTCGCGGCGCGCTTTCCGGACTTCCACCGTACCAATGGCCCAGTGGGACCGGCCGGGGCCCGGCCGGTGCCCCCGCGCTCACCACTCGAAGTCGTCCAGCAGCATGCCGCCGGGCGGCACCTGCCCGTCGGTCAGCGACTGCTCCGTCCAGATCACCTTCCCGGTCGCCGTGTACCTCGTTCCCCACCGCGCGGACAGCTGGGCCACCAGGAACAGGCCGCGGCCGCCCTCGTCGGTGGTGGCCGCCCGCTTCAGGTGCGGCGAGGTGCTGCTGCCGTCGGACACCTCGCAGATCAGGGTCCGCTCGTAGAGCAGCCGCA
Coding sequences within it:
- a CDS encoding Lrp/AsnC family transcriptional regulator — translated: MAVDELDTRILSLLIEQPRTSVREYARILGIARGTLQARIDRLERDGVITGTGPHLSPGALGHPVLAFVHIEVTQGHLDEVGDALAAVPEIIEAFSITGGGDLLTRVAARDNGHLEDVIQRLINLPGVVRTRTEMALRERVPYRLLPLVEAVGRSARAPR